One stretch of Fibrobacter succinogenes DNA includes these proteins:
- a CDS encoding Fur family transcriptional regulator: MQETANILKDHGIRPSLQRVCVYRYLRGVKTHPTVDEIYSALLPEYPSLSRTTVYNTLELLITNDLAISLDFGDGFLRYDADCTPHSHFKCKGCGRVYDVFVAPPDCSQMIPAGFTLMGTSLYMFGLCDKCSGKN; this comes from the coding sequence ATGCAAGAAACGGCAAACATACTCAAAGATCATGGCATCAGGCCTTCGTTGCAGAGGGTCTGTGTCTATCGCTATTTGCGTGGCGTCAAGACGCACCCGACTGTCGATGAAATTTATTCGGCGCTTTTGCCGGAATACCCGTCGCTTTCACGCACGACAGTTTACAACACGCTTGAGCTGTTGATAACAAACGATTTGGCAATTTCGCTGGATTTTGGCGACGGCTTTTTGCGCTACGATGCAGATTGCACGCCGCATAGCCATTTCAAGTGCAAAGGTTGCGGTCGCGTTTACGATGTGTTCGTGGCACCGCCGGATTGTTCGCAAATGATTCCTGCGGGATTTACTTTGATGGGGACTTCGCTTTACATGTTCGGGCTTTGTGACAAGTGCTCGGGTAAAAATTAA
- a CDS encoding TrkA family potassium uptake protein: MASRQFVIIGLGNSANYLARHLTSLGHDVMVIDSHPEKIQDISSMVSQAVVADSTRKKQLASIPSLTKADSVIVCIGQDLEASLLTILNLKELGVKHIIAKSSSAAHTSILEKLGVTDIFHPERDAAISLAERLNRPNMVDFLPFMEGYSIVELVCPKIFIGKTLKALSLTHKYGVQVIAIRDPQEPTPKIGNIADVILQEDDVLFLIGPNEALDKLKD, translated from the coding sequence ATGGCTTCTAGACAATTCGTTATTATCGGTCTTGGAAATTCGGCAAACTACCTTGCGCGTCATTTGACCTCGCTCGGTCATGACGTCATGGTCATCGACTCGCATCCCGAAAAAATCCAGGACATTTCTAGCATGGTCTCGCAAGCCGTTGTTGCAGACAGCACGCGCAAAAAGCAGCTTGCCTCCATCCCGTCGCTGACCAAGGCCGATAGCGTTATCGTCTGCATTGGCCAGGATCTCGAAGCCTCGCTCCTCACCATCCTCAACCTGAAGGAACTCGGAGTCAAGCACATTATCGCCAAGTCGAGCAGTGCCGCGCACACAAGCATTTTGGAAAAGCTCGGCGTCACGGATATTTTCCACCCGGAACGCGATGCCGCCATCAGCCTTGCCGAACGCCTGAACCGCCCGAACATGGTGGACTTCCTCCCGTTCATGGAAGGCTACTCCATCGTGGAACTCGTCTGCCCCAAGATTTTTATCGGAAAAACTTTGAAAGCGCTGTCACTCACGCACAAGTACGGCGTACAAGTTATTGCCATCCGCGATCCACAAGAACCCACACCTAAAATCGGTAACATTGCGGACGTCATCTTGCAAGAAGACGACGTGCTATTCCTCATCGGACCGAACGAAGCGCTCGATAAGTTGAAAGATTAA